A window of the Clupea harengus chromosome 8, Ch_v2.0.2, whole genome shotgun sequence genome harbors these coding sequences:
- the si:ch211-284e13.9 gene encoding uncharacterized protein si:ch211-284e13.9, giving the protein MASAWPGNRQTISVPSKKIQCPRCLQSDGRVVEGHRSVCRLCSKSLRRVYQFCWACRREWPRTGSLSQGHSCSLPQCALRAALLSAEKIMDPNSAAFGCPFFRACPGCKALLTHDGVGCSNITCPHCDKGFCFRCLRDECYPEEEYEYNFSGLSGDDDDDDDDDEDGDGPCVLVDNSAAVLSL; this is encoded by the exons ATGGCTTCCGCTTGGCCCGGAAACAGACAGACTATTAGTGTCCCATCCAAGAAGATACAG TGCCCCCGTTGTCTCCAGTCTGACGGCCGTGTTGTGGAGGGCCATCGCTCCGTGTGCCGCCTGTGCTCCAAGTCCCTGCGCCGGGTCTACCAGTTCTGCTGGGCCTGCCGGCGCGAGTGGCCCAGAACGGGCTCCCTGTCCCAGGGCCACAGCTGCTCCCTCCCGCAGTGTGCCCTGCGCGCTGCCCTGCTCTCTGCGGAGAAAATCATGGACCCCAACAGTGCCGCGTTCGGCTGCCCCTTCTTCAGGGCCTGCCCGGGCTGCAAAGCCCTGCTCACCCATGACGGGGTGGGATGCAGTAACATCACCTGCCCCCACTGTGACAAGGGGTTCTGCTTCCGCTGCCTCCGCGATGAGTGCTATCCTGAGGAGGAGTATGAATATAACTTTAGTGGACttagtggtgatgatgatgatgatgatgatgatgatgaagatggtgatGGCCCCTGTGTCTTAGTGGATAACAGTGCAGCAGTCCTGAGCCTGTAG